A section of the Candidatus Paceibacterota bacterium genome encodes:
- a CDS encoding polyprenyl synthetase family protein — MTAFGIPNLSPTLEQDLVVGLSQVEDLLRSHIKGKYPLVEETAGHLAAAGGKRLRPLLTLIAAQYGDPTRYEVIQAAVVAELTHLATLYHDDVMDDASLRRGVESANNRWGNTVAILTGDYLFAKCSALLADLGPEAVRLQAQTFERLVIGQIMETQGPDAGEDPLAHYLQVVANKTGSLIATSARYGALVSGANNEIMENVTIFGEKIGIAFQLADDIIDISSESKDSGKTPGTDLREGVPTLVTLRVLASTKESDRELQKLLSAPIESETMVAEVLVALRSHSALVESRAQLFAIAEQARNALKPLPMCDATSAFFSLCDAVIERSH, encoded by the coding sequence ATGACGGCGTTTGGTATTCCAAATCTTTCTCCGACACTTGAGCAAGATCTAGTCGTTGGCTTGTCTCAAGTTGAAGACTTATTGCGTAGTCATATCAAAGGTAAATACCCACTCGTAGAGGAGACCGCTGGGCATTTAGCAGCAGCTGGAGGTAAGCGACTGCGACCTTTGCTCACGTTGATTGCGGCGCAATACGGAGATCCAACGCGGTATGAAGTTATCCAAGCTGCGGTGGTCGCAGAACTCACGCACCTGGCGACGCTTTATCACGACGATGTAATGGATGATGCATCCCTTCGTCGGGGTGTGGAGAGTGCCAACAACCGCTGGGGAAATACGGTTGCCATTTTGACGGGGGACTATCTTTTTGCGAAGTGCTCAGCACTTTTGGCAGACCTGGGTCCTGAGGCAGTGCGGTTGCAGGCGCAGACTTTTGAAAGGCTTGTCATTGGTCAGATCATGGAAACTCAGGGTCCAGATGCTGGAGAAGATCCACTTGCACATTATTTGCAGGTAGTTGCAAACAAGACTGGTTCCCTCATTGCCACCAGTGCCAGATATGGCGCGCTTGTCTCTGGTGCAAATAATGAGATCATGGAGAACGTGACCATTTTCGGGGAGAAGATAGGTATCGCATTCCAATTGGCAGATGACATCATCGATATTTCGAGTGAGTCAAAAGATTCTGGAAAGACTCCTGGAACAGATTTACGCGAAGGTGTACCCACTTTGGTCACGCTTCGAGTCCTTGCTTCAACCAAGGAGAGCGACCGCGAATTGCAGAAGTTGTTATCGGCACCAATCGAGTCTGAGACCATGGTTGCCGAAGTTCTAGTTGCATTGCGATCGCACTCGGCCCTTGTTGAGTCTCGTGCACAACTGTTCGCGATAGCGGAACAAGCCAGAAATGCCCTGAAACCACTGCCAATGTGCGACGCGACCTCCGCCTTTTTCTCACTATGTGACGCGGTGATAGAGCGCTCGCATTAA
- the nuoN gene encoding NADH-quinone oxidoreductase subunit NuoN produces MLTFTSPALSYLLLSPMLIVLGGGVIGVLIEAFLSRKVRPAAQLTLALGTLGLALVQVWRIRHESSISAAMGSVAIDGPAVLLQASVLIIAILGVFLIADQGHFTAQAAAIPGSPEEKESIQLGEKLTEVYPLTLFAVAGMMLFPVATDLLTLFVALEVLSLPLYLMAGLSRRRRLLSQEAALKYFLLGAFSSAFFLFGAAFLYGYSGTLSFAGIYEAVIGGTANSVFLLIGISFLSVGLLFKVSAVPFHAWTPDVYQGAPTPVTAFMAAATKVAAFGAMLRIFYTAFPNAYWDWRPFLTVIAIITMAFGSLVAIAQRDIKRMLAYSSIAHAGFLLTGVLALNKSGLDATIFYLFAYGIATVGAFGIVTLVRDSSGEVTDLNRWAGLGKRSPFIATVFATLLLAFAGIPLTSGFIGKFSIFSAAYESGNKSVVIVGVLSSAIAAYFYIRVIVLMFFTDPAEDGTVVVIPALLTRITILLSFVITIFLGVFPTPLLNFITSTATFIR; encoded by the coding sequence ATGCTCACTTTTACCTCGCCAGCTCTTTCTTATCTCCTTCTATCGCCGATGCTTATCGTCCTGGGCGGCGGAGTTATTGGGGTATTAATTGAGGCATTTCTCTCTCGCAAAGTGCGCCCTGCCGCGCAATTGACGCTCGCTCTGGGAACTCTCGGTCTTGCCCTGGTGCAAGTCTGGAGGATTCGCCACGAATCATCAATCTCCGCAGCGATGGGCTCTGTGGCCATTGATGGACCCGCGGTCCTCTTGCAAGCATCCGTTCTTATCATCGCAATTTTGGGAGTTTTTCTGATTGCCGATCAAGGGCATTTCACTGCTCAAGCGGCAGCCATTCCAGGTTCCCCAGAGGAGAAGGAATCAATTCAACTGGGTGAGAAATTGACCGAGGTCTACCCGCTCACTCTCTTCGCAGTCGCCGGCATGATGCTCTTTCCCGTTGCCACAGACTTGCTGACTCTTTTCGTAGCACTTGAAGTTCTTTCATTGCCGCTTTACTTAATGGCAGGACTCTCTCGCCGCAGAAGGCTCCTCTCACAGGAGGCGGCATTGAAGTACTTCTTACTAGGAGCATTCTCTTCGGCATTCTTCCTTTTTGGGGCAGCTTTTCTTTACGGATACTCTGGAACACTCTCGTTCGCGGGAATCTACGAAGCGGTCATTGGTGGCACTGCCAACTCGGTTTTCTTGTTGATTGGAATCTCCTTCCTCTCCGTGGGATTGCTCTTTAAAGTTAGTGCGGTCCCATTCCATGCATGGACACCCGATGTCTATCAAGGTGCACCCACCCCCGTTACGGCATTTATGGCCGCTGCAACCAAGGTCGCCGCGTTCGGTGCAATGTTGCGAATTTTCTATACTGCATTCCCAAATGCATACTGGGATTGGCGTCCATTCCTCACGGTCATCGCAATTATCACTATGGCTTTTGGTTCACTTGTTGCAATTGCACAGCGCGACATCAAGCGGATGCTGGCTTACTCCTCGATTGCGCATGCCGGCTTCTTGCTTACCGGTGTTTTGGCTCTCAATAAATCTGGTCTAGACGCGACGATCTTCTATCTCTTCGCCTATGGCATTGCGACAGTTGGAGCATTCGGAATTGTCACTCTGGTACGCGATTCCTCCGGTGAGGTTACGGATCTCAATCGTTGGGCTGGGTTGGGCAAGCGTTCGCCCTTCATCGCAACTGTTTTCGCAACCCTCCTCCTTGCCTTCGCCGGCATTCCACTTACCAGCGGCTTCATTGGAAAATTCTCCATATTCTCCGCAGCATATGAGAGTGGTAACAAGAGCGTCGTTATCGTGGGCGTGCTCTCCAGCGCTATTGCCGCTTATTTCTATATCCGGGTCATCGTACTGATGTTCTTCACAGACCCTGCGGAAGATGGAACGGTTGTGGTGATTCCGGCGCTCCTTACGCGAATTACGATCCTTCTCTCTTTTGTTATCACGATCTTCCTTGGCGTATTTCCAACACCGCTCCTTAATTTCATTACCTCCACGGCAACCTTTATCCGCTGA
- the ppdK gene encoding pyruvate, phosphate dikinase, producing the protein MTAQLIHPFTFGDRTQSDLLGGKGANLAEMVRIGLPVPPGFTITTQACREFLTSGQMPAGLPGEISTSLELLEKSLGKEFGNPDKPLLVSVRSGAKFSMPGMMETVLNVGMTTDVAQSMADQTGNPRFAWDSYRRFIDMYGRTVCGVALSEFHRVEARVLAASNAHSIQELDVAGLQMLADSYIKEIEAVTGESFPIDPHVHLIRSVEAVFRSWNSDRAQVYRQRERIPSDLGTAVNIQSMVFGNLSDDSGTGVAFTRDPATGATGSYGDYLERAQGEDVVAGIRNTMSLAEFAESSPVVATELERVMKLLEDHYRDLCDIEFTVEKGKLWILQTRVGKRTAEAAFRIATQLVDEGKISMDEALVRTSGDQLAQLMFPQFDLSASVREIARGIPASPGAAVGEVVFDSRRAFDLARSGKKVILVRRETSPDDLVGMVASEGILTSRGGKTSHAAVVARGMGKTAVCGTESISVDERASLFTVGSLTVYEGETISIDGTTGKVYQGIVPVIASPVTSYLEGRLAASSDEASAVVKAVDRILSYADEIRILHVRTNADTPEDAIRARILGAEGVGLCRTEHMFLGTRRMYVERLVLAENEDVQRGVIAEMEPLQRADFVGIMMAMSGLPVTIRLLDPPLHEFLPPLAELSAHMARAEALGEDIPARDQAIFAAVKRLHESNPMLGLRGVRLGILIPDLYKMQVRALVHAYLEVRRLGHNPQPEVMIPLVSTQRELLYLRETLEAEIKKTFIGTGQNLDIPIGTMIETPRAAITADRLANYADFFSFGTNDLTQLTWGFSRDDVESTFLPRYLDLELLPFSPFESLDQAGVGILVRKATELARTVRSDFKLGICGEHGGDPRSIHFFHELGLDYVSCSPFRVPVARLESGRATVLNSAAGSSSS; encoded by the coding sequence ATGACAGCGCAACTAATTCACCCATTCACCTTTGGTGACCGAACTCAATCTGATTTATTGGGCGGTAAAGGCGCAAATCTTGCAGAGATGGTGCGCATTGGGTTGCCAGTTCCTCCAGGATTTACGATTACGACCCAGGCATGTCGTGAGTTTCTTACATCTGGTCAAATGCCTGCTGGACTTCCGGGAGAGATTTCCACTTCGCTCGAACTACTTGAGAAAAGTTTGGGTAAAGAATTTGGAAATCCTGACAAACCACTTTTAGTCTCTGTTCGTTCGGGTGCGAAGTTCTCTATGCCGGGCATGATGGAGACAGTGCTCAATGTGGGCATGACTACGGATGTTGCCCAGAGCATGGCCGACCAGACTGGTAATCCAAGATTTGCATGGGATTCATACCGACGATTTATTGACATGTACGGCCGTACTGTTTGCGGAGTTGCTCTATCTGAGTTCCATAGAGTGGAAGCGCGCGTACTTGCAGCATCGAATGCACATAGTATTCAAGAACTTGATGTTGCCGGATTGCAAATGCTTGCCGACTCATACATTAAGGAAATTGAGGCAGTCACGGGGGAGTCTTTCCCGATTGATCCACATGTTCATCTCATCCGATCCGTTGAGGCCGTGTTCCGATCTTGGAATTCAGACCGCGCGCAGGTTTATCGTCAAAGAGAGCGAATTCCATCGGATTTAGGAACCGCGGTAAACATTCAAAGTATGGTCTTTGGAAACCTGAGCGATGATTCCGGAACGGGTGTTGCCTTCACTCGCGATCCCGCAACCGGCGCAACTGGAAGTTATGGCGATTACCTGGAGCGAGCTCAAGGTGAAGATGTCGTAGCTGGTATTAGAAATACTATGTCACTTGCAGAATTTGCTGAGAGCTCACCTGTCGTCGCGACCGAATTAGAGCGCGTCATGAAACTCCTCGAGGATCACTATCGGGATCTCTGTGATATTGAATTCACCGTCGAAAAAGGAAAACTCTGGATTCTCCAAACCCGCGTGGGTAAGCGAACCGCAGAAGCCGCCTTCCGAATCGCCACGCAATTGGTGGACGAAGGGAAGATTTCAATGGATGAGGCGTTGGTTCGCACATCAGGGGATCAACTCGCACAATTGATGTTCCCGCAATTTGATCTTTCAGCCTCCGTCAGGGAAATCGCGCGTGGAATTCCCGCATCTCCGGGTGCCGCAGTGGGAGAAGTGGTCTTCGACTCACGACGGGCTTTTGACTTAGCCCGGAGCGGAAAGAAAGTAATTCTGGTTCGCCGCGAAACCAGTCCTGATGACCTGGTAGGAATGGTTGCATCGGAAGGCATTTTGACTAGCCGGGGCGGCAAAACCTCGCACGCGGCAGTTGTTGCCCGTGGAATGGGAAAGACTGCAGTGTGCGGTACGGAGAGCATTTCTGTTGACGAGCGCGCCTCCTTATTCACGGTGGGAAGTTTGACCGTTTACGAAGGGGAGACAATCTCCATCGATGGCACTACAGGCAAGGTGTATCAGGGAATTGTTCCAGTCATCGCATCACCTGTGACTTCGTATTTGGAAGGCCGTCTCGCTGCCTCTAGTGACGAAGCATCTGCTGTCGTGAAAGCGGTCGACAGGATTCTTTCTTATGCCGATGAAATTCGAATATTGCACGTGCGCACAAATGCGGACACGCCGGAGGATGCTATCCGTGCGCGAATTCTGGGCGCCGAAGGAGTGGGTCTTTGCCGCACCGAGCACATGTTCCTTGGAACGCGCCGAATGTATGTCGAGCGGTTGGTTCTTGCCGAGAACGAAGATGTCCAACGTGGAGTAATTGCAGAGATGGAGCCGCTACAGAGAGCTGACTTCGTGGGCATCATGATGGCGATGTCAGGGTTGCCGGTGACGATCCGTCTGCTGGATCCGCCGCTGCATGAATTTCTTCCGCCCCTGGCGGAATTATCTGCGCATATGGCTCGCGCCGAGGCGTTGGGAGAGGATATTCCAGCCCGTGATCAGGCTATTTTTGCCGCAGTAAAGCGCCTACACGAGTCCAATCCAATGCTGGGCTTGCGCGGCGTGCGTCTGGGTATTTTGATTCCAGATCTCTACAAGATGCAGGTTCGAGCCCTGGTTCACGCCTACCTTGAGGTTCGCCGACTCGGTCACAATCCGCAGCCAGAGGTGATGATTCCGTTGGTATCCACGCAGCGCGAGTTGCTCTACTTACGGGAAACTTTAGAAGCAGAAATTAAGAAGACATTTATAGGTACCGGTCAAAATCTCGACATTCCAATCGGGACGATGATTGAAACTCCGAGAGCGGCTATTACAGCTGATCGCCTAGCCAACTATGCAGACTTTTTCTCCTTCGGCACAAATGATCTCACGCAGTTAACGTGGGGATTTAGTCGCGATGATGTGGAGTCTACGTTCTTGCCGAGATATTTGGATCTCGAACTCCTTCCCTTTAGCCCATTTGAGTCTCTGGATCAGGCCGGAGTTGGCATCTTGGTACGAAAGGCGACAGAACTTGCACGCACTGTCCGTTCTGATTTCAAACTCGGCATTTGCGGCGAGCATGGTGGCGATCCACGCAGTATCCATTTTTTCCACGAACTGGGTCTGGATTATGTTTCCTGTTCACCCTTCCGTGTTCCTGTTGCTCGGCTTGAGTCGGGACGTGCAACCGTGCTGAATAGTGCAGCTGGATCGAGTAGTTCTTAA
- a CDS encoding YajQ family cyclic di-GMP-binding protein, translated as MAADSSFDVVSKIDRMELDNAVNQAIREIDTRFDFKNTGAKIELEGEKISIEAGTEERANATLDVLKDKLVKRGVSLKHIDPGKPALSGKIYKLACPLKEGITTENAKKVAKFLRDEGPKSIKTQIQGDELRVTSKSRDDLQTAITMIKEAKWEFAVQFTNYR; from the coding sequence ATGGCAGCAGATAGCAGTTTTGACGTTGTTTCCAAGATCGATCGGATGGAACTCGACAACGCCGTTAATCAGGCAATTCGCGAGATTGACACCCGGTTCGACTTCAAAAATACCGGAGCCAAGATCGAGCTAGAAGGTGAGAAGATATCTATTGAGGCAGGCACTGAGGAGCGAGCAAACGCCACTCTGGATGTCTTAAAGGACAAGCTGGTCAAGCGCGGGGTCTCTCTCAAGCACATTGACCCAGGCAAACCGGCATTGAGTGGCAAGATTTACAAATTGGCCTGCCCTCTCAAAGAGGGCATTACAACCGAGAATGCCAAGAAAGTTGCCAAGTTCCTTCGGGACGAGGGTCCAAAGAGCATTAAGACTCAGATTCAAGGCGATGAGTTACGTGTCACAAGTAAAAGTAGGGATGACTTGCAGACCGCAATCACGATGATCAAAGAAGCCAAGTGGGAGTTCGCCGTCCAATTTACGAATTACCGGTGA
- the rarD gene encoding EamA family transporter RarD — MKNSDNHRTGLIYGISAYTLWGLLPLYWKYLEEASAFEILASRSVWSLLFCIILLALRKQLKATLAIFRDRRTFALLSLTSLFLTINWGVYIWSVTVNRIVEASLGYFITPLVSVAFGILGFRERLRPLQWVAVGLAGVGVVTLTVQYGAIPFIALALAISWSSYSLFKKSLKVGALEGLSIETTVALIPNLFYLIWLGEHSRGHFGTSIGISLLLAGAGIITVVPLLLFNGATTRLPLSTTGLLQYLTPGIMFLIGIFVNHESMPLARAFGFGLIWLALAFLGTDLVRSTRNTTESD, encoded by the coding sequence ATTAAGAATTCTGACAACCACCGAACAGGACTGATTTACGGAATCAGCGCATACACACTCTGGGGACTACTACCGCTCTATTGGAAGTACTTAGAAGAGGCGAGCGCCTTTGAAATTCTGGCAAGCCGCAGCGTGTGGTCCCTTCTGTTCTGCATCATCTTGCTCGCACTCAGGAAACAACTCAAAGCCACTCTGGCGATATTTCGTGATCGCCGCACCTTTGCACTTTTGTCACTGACTTCTCTATTCCTCACCATCAACTGGGGCGTTTACATTTGGTCCGTCACCGTCAACCGAATCGTCGAAGCGTCATTGGGATATTTCATTACCCCATTAGTCAGTGTGGCATTTGGCATCCTGGGATTTCGCGAACGCCTCCGCCCATTGCAGTGGGTAGCAGTGGGATTGGCTGGCGTCGGAGTTGTGACTCTGACAGTTCAATACGGAGCCATTCCTTTCATCGCCCTTGCCTTGGCCATCTCCTGGAGTTCCTACAGTCTCTTCAAAAAATCATTGAAAGTAGGGGCTTTAGAGGGGCTTTCCATAGAGACAACGGTGGCCCTTATTCCCAATCTCTTCTACTTGATTTGGTTAGGCGAACACTCACGCGGTCACTTCGGAACCAGTATTGGCATTTCGTTGCTGCTCGCAGGAGCAGGAATCATCACCGTCGTACCACTTCTACTATTTAACGGCGCCACTACGCGTTTGCCACTCTCCACGACCGGGCTACTGCAGTACCTCACGCCCGGCATCATGTTCCTCATAGGTATATTCGTCAATCATGAATCAATGCCCCTTGCGCGCGCGTTCGGATTCGGACTTATCTGGCTGGCTCTGGCATTTCTTGGCACGGACCTAGTGAGATCCACTCGAAACACCACTGAATCAGATTAA